Part of the bacterium genome is shown below.
CACATCCGCGGTTGTCGTCATCGTCGCCGGCGTACGCATCGTCGTCGAGCGGAATACCCGGGCCACCATCTTGCCCTGCGTCCGCCTCATCGTCGCCGAATGCGTCATCGTCATCGACCGCGTCGTCGTCATCGACCGTTTCATCGTCATCAAGCGCGTCGTCGTCCGCGTCGTCGTCATCAAGCGCGTCGTCGTCCGCCGAATCGTCATCGTCCGGCAGCGTTGTTGTGGTGGTGGTCGTTGTCGTCGTGGCGGGAATTGTCGTCGTTGTCGTCGTCGGCAAACCCGTGGTCTCGGTCGTACACAACGAGAAAGCCATATCTGTCGCTTCACCGATCACATCGTGTACATTAAGGAAATGCGTCCCCATGCCGAAACCCGCGCCGGGGTTGATGAATTTGGCCAGCTCGGCATAACTTTCGTCGGCGGTTTCCCAGTACCAACCCCCTCTGCCTTCCACGTAACAGGTCAGCCAATGACGGCCTTCTCCGAGAACGGGCGGCGACATGATGGACATCGTGAAACTTACCTCGTCCGCATGAATTGCGATTTGCGGTGTTCCCGGCGGGTTCTGCTGGGCCCATTCGGCGGGCGTTCCGAAAATCGGGTGACCGGCCGGCTCTCCCGACGCATCGCGCCAAATCGCGCAGGCGACCTGAGAGAAATCAGTCAGTTCGTCCGAGTTCACATTCGCGATCGCGGTTATTTCGAAGACGGCCCACGACCTGCCCGCGGGAACTTCGAAATCATCAAAAACAAAGATATCGTACATGTCGCGGTCCGGCGGGAAATCCTGTGATAGATGTCCGTGATCGATCGCGGGAGTCGGCTGATCCCACATCACGACGCAGTCGTCATCGTCGTCCGCGGCCGCGAAAGGCGGATGGATCATCAACGCGGAAAGCAAAACCGCGATCAAGCAGCATCGAAGTGCCGTCATCGCATACCCTCCGGACGATTACCAATTCATCGAATCGTGTCCACGACGCGCGAACGTCCCGATTCGAGTGACAAAAGAATGAAGGCATCATCCACCTGCGCGCGACAAGCGTCAAGAAAATTTTGCGGTATGGCCTGCGATGACCTTCCAGTCTTCCGGCCTTTCCGTCTTTCAGCCTCTTTCCGGTCAGCCGTACCCGATCAGCGGCCAGTAAAACTTCGCCACGAGCGAAAATGCGATGAGGCTGCAGATCATCATGAACACGCCCGCGCGCAAGAAGTCCTTCATCGAAAGATAGCCCGATCCGTACGCGATCGCGGTTGCGGGCGTGCCCATCGGCAGCACGTACGAAAGCCCCGACGGCAGCGCGATCGCGAACGCCATCACCTCGAACGGAATGCCGCGCGCGCGCGCGATGCCGATCGCCACCGGCATCATCACCGACACGACCGCCGCGTTGCTGATGAACTCGGTCAGCGCCAGCGACATCATTCCGAGCACGATCAAAAGCGTGGTGTCCGAAAACGGCGCCTGGCCGAAGGTACGATCGACGACCCACTTCGCCGCGCCGCTCGAATTGAGCGCGCTGCCAAGCGCGATCGCGCCGCCGTACATGAGGATGATGCCCCAGTTGACGTTGTCCTCCACCTTCGGCCACTCCGCGAGGCGGAAAATGAATAGCGCCGCCACCGCCAATAGCGCCACAATCGCGAGGCCGAAGCTGTGGTGCAGCGTGATCCATCCGACGATCGTCGCCACGGTGACGAGCGCGACGCCGAACTCCTTGCGGCTCGGTCGGCCGAGGTCGCCGTGCTGCTCGCGCAGCGTGAGCCGCGCCGCCTCGATGTCCACCGGCTCGTCCTGCGGAAACGCGAACGTCAGGAACAGGTGCGCGATGACAAGGACCAGGATCACGAGCGGAAACGATGCGACCATCCACTGCAGGAAGCCGATGCGTACGCCCGTATCGGCATAAAGAATTCCAACCGCCAGCGGGTTGCGCGCGCCGCCGAGGTACGTGGCGATGCCGCCGATGACGCACCCCCACGCCAGCGCGAAAAAAAAGCTCTTGCCGAATTTTCCGCCGTTCGGTTTCAGCCCGAGCGCGCGCACGATGCCGAGCACGATCGGGAACATCATCGCGGCCACCGCGTGTTCGCTCATCCAGAAGCTCGCGAACGCGGCGAAAAGGAAGATGCCGGTACGCAGGCGGCGCGGCGAGTCGGTGCTGTGCTCCAGCGCGACGATCGTCAGGCGCGTCGACAGGCCGCAATCCACGAGCACCGCGGAGATGATGAACGCGCCCAGGATGAAAAACACGGCGTTGTTGCCGAAAAGCGCGAACGCGTCGGCGCTCGGCATGACGTTCAGGATCGGCAGGAGGATGATCGCGAGCACCGACGTGATCTGCAGCGGGATGAGGCCGGTCACCCACAGAAGCGTGCACATCACGAAAATTCCGATGGTGCGCTGAGCCTCGACGGAGAGGCCTTCCGGGCGCGGGCCAAACGCGATGGCGGCGCCGATCGCAACAAAAAGCGCGAATAGCGCGAAATGAAAACGCCGAAGGAATGGAACCTTCGTGCCCTTTGTGGCTTCCGGCTCCCAGACGTTTGCCGTCGGATTTTTCATTCATTCCCCGGTGCGTGTGCTATCATTTGTCGCGGTTTGGGCCAAACGGTCAAGAACACTTCGCGTGCGCCATGCTTATATTTTGGACAACGATTTCATCGAAAGGAGCGTTTATGATTTGGCTTAAGGACTTGCACGAACGGCTGAACAGGGAATTTATCGAGGTCGAATCGAACCCTGATCTCACCACCGAGGAAAAGGTGCAGCGCGTCATCCAGATCGGAGCCGCCGGTTGCGCGGGCATCGCCGCGACGCCGATCCCCATCGCCGATTTTTTCGTGCTCACGCCCGTGCAGGGCTACATGGGCTACAAGATCGCACGCATCCGCGGCGTCGATATCTCCGAGCAGGACGCATCCGAAATCGTGCGCGAGTTGCTGGGCACCGTCGGGCTTGGGCTTATCGCGCGGCAGATCGCGGCGAGCTTTCTGAAGTTCGTGCCGATCTTCGGATCGATCGCGAACATCCCCATCGTGTACGGACTCACCTACGCGATCGGCAAGGCGATGGACTTCTACTTCCGCGAACGCGCCGCCGGCCGCGTGCCGGGGCGTGAACGCATGCAGGAGATCTTCCGCGAGGCTCGCGACGTCGGCGAACGCACCGGGCAGGCGTGGGCGAAGACGCAGTCTTCGCTGTCCGAGCACGAGCAGAACATCACCGACGCTTTCATGCAGGCCAAAGACGCCTTCGTCGGCGAGGCGCGGCGCGCGTTCGAGGAGATCTACGGCAACTTCCGCGAGGCCGTGGAGGCGAGCGCGGCGAAAAAGGCCGCGCCGAAACCCCGCGCGAAGGCGGGCGCCGCGAAGGCAAAAACCGGCGCGCGCGCGAAAGCCGGTACGGCGGCGCGCGGCAAAAAGCCGGCGGCCACCCGCGGCAAGAGCTCGGCCGCGCGCCAGGGGACAACGGCGAAACGCGGCGCGAAACCAGCGCGCGGCGGCAACGGTAAGGGCAAAGGCGCGCCGGCCAAAAAAACCACGCCGGCCAAAACGCGCACGGCGTCGAAATCGAAAACGACGCCACGCGGCAATTCGGGCGCGACGCGCCCGTCCCCCGGCCGGCGCGACTGACCGGAGCTGCAACGCGTATGAATGGCGACGACGGCGCGGCGGCGAAGGTTCTTTGCCGCCGTTGCCGGCATTATCGCGTCACGTGGGACAAAAACGCGCCGCATGGCTGCGCGGCGCTCGACTTCAAATCCAGGCGTCTGCCGTGCGTCGCGGTTTATGAATCGTCCGGGCGGCCGTGCCTGTCGTTCGCGCCGCGCGAGCCGAATGACGCGGGCGATCACAAGCGCCGCGCCTGACCGGCCCGATGAATACGACGCGATCGGCAAAACGCCGCATAACGCCCGCCAAAATCCGGGTTTTTCC
Proteins encoded:
- a CDS encoding DASS family sodium-coupled anion symporter, translated to MKNPTANVWEPEATKGTKVPFLRRFHFALFALFVAIGAAIAFGPRPEGLSVEAQRTIGIFVMCTLLWVTGLIPLQITSVLAIILLPILNVMPSADAFALFGNNAVFFILGAFIISAVLVDCGLSTRLTIVALEHSTDSPRRLRTGIFLFAAFASFWMSEHAVAAMMFPIVLGIVRALGLKPNGGKFGKSFFFALAWGCVIGGIATYLGGARNPLAVGILYADTGVRIGFLQWMVASFPLVILVLVIAHLFLTFAFPQDEPVDIEAARLTLREQHGDLGRPSRKEFGVALVTVATIVGWITLHHSFGLAIVALLAVAALFIFRLAEWPKVEDNVNWGIILMYGGAIALGSALNSSGAAKWVVDRTFGQAPFSDTTLLIVLGMMSLALTEFISNAAVVSVMMPVAIGIARARGIPFEVMAFAIALPSGLSYVLPMGTPATAIAYGSGYLSMKDFLRAGVFMMICSLIAFSLVAKFYWPLIGYG